One Bacillus sp. FJAT-52991 genomic region harbors:
- a CDS encoding NUDIX hydrolase, which produces MLNEFVNDQEALKAYDVRKYRTPDGYTSDIAIFTITPNEQVEIGRSLSILLIKRAMENAEGQPNIEGGKWALPGGFVGSKETAFEAALRELEEETGIQGIHLKHYGVYDKEGRDPRGWMITNAHYAAVPEHLLAERKAGDDAADVQLFSVQEALKLPLAFDHKEMIQDALRMIQIDMLQTTLAKEFLPKEFTLSELRNVILSVSEGIVDEVVKSEPFFWRKAPSLPFIELVTLENGQPKTTQRNSKYKTKLYRFNEHVPIKSIYK; this is translated from the coding sequence TTGTTAAATGAGTTTGTGAATGATCAAGAAGCGTTAAAGGCATACGATGTCAGAAAATATCGGACTCCCGATGGTTACACAAGTGATATTGCCATTTTTACTATTACGCCAAATGAACAAGTGGAGATCGGTCGTTCGTTAAGTATTTTGTTAATTAAAAGGGCGATGGAAAATGCAGAAGGCCAACCGAATATAGAAGGAGGAAAATGGGCCCTTCCTGGAGGTTTTGTTGGATCGAAAGAAACCGCTTTCGAAGCGGCACTGAGAGAATTAGAAGAAGAAACAGGTATCCAAGGAATTCATTTAAAGCATTACGGTGTTTATGATAAAGAAGGGCGAGATCCGAGAGGTTGGATGATTACAAATGCCCACTATGCGGCGGTTCCAGAACATTTGCTTGCTGAAAGAAAAGCTGGAGATGATGCAGCGGATGTACAATTGTTTAGCGTTCAAGAAGCGTTAAAACTACCGCTTGCTTTTGACCACAAGGAAATGATTCAAGATGCCTTGCGAATGATTCAAATCGATATGCTGCAAACAACGCTTGCGAAAGAGTTTCTTCCGAAAGAGTTTACACTATCAGAATTACGAAATGTTATTTTAAGTGTATCAGAAGGTATCGTCGATGAAGTGGTTAAATCAGAACCGTTTTTTTGGAGGAAGGCCCCCAGTCTTCCATTTATAGAGCTGGTGACATTGGAAAATGGTCAGCCAAAAACGACACAAAGAAATTCCAAATATAAAACAAAGCTATATCGCTTTAACGAACATGTGCCAATAAAAAGTATTTATAAATAA
- a CDS encoding isochorismatase family cysteine hydrolase, with product MNKKALINVDYTNDFVDGSLPVGPPAEEIEEKIVSITKEFLAEGDYVVLAIDLHHKQDAYHPETKLFPPHNIEGSNGRTLYGQLQEVYEKYKEDDNLYYMDKMRYSAFAGTDLDIKLRERGITEVHIIGVCTDICVLHTAVDAYNKGYNIVIHKEAVASFNQQGHEWALGHFAACLGAKVL from the coding sequence ATGAATAAGAAAGCATTAATTAATGTGGATTATACGAATGACTTTGTGGATGGATCTTTGCCTGTTGGTCCACCAGCAGAAGAGATTGAGGAGAAAATCGTTTCGATTACAAAAGAGTTTTTGGCAGAAGGGGATTATGTTGTTTTGGCAATTGATCTTCACCATAAGCAAGATGCTTATCATCCGGAGACAAAGCTGTTCCCACCTCATAATATTGAAGGCTCAAATGGCCGCACATTGTATGGTCAATTACAAGAGGTGTACGAGAAATATAAAGAAGATGACAATCTTTATTATATGGATAAAATGCGATATTCCGCTTTTGCTGGGACAGACCTTGATATAAAACTCCGAGAACGTGGCATCACTGAAGTTCATATTATCGGTGTGTGTACGGATATTTGTGTGCTCCATACAGCGGTAGATGCTTATAATAAAGGATATAATATCGTGATTCATAAAGAGGCAGTCGCTAGTTTCAATCAGCAAGGTCATGAATGGGCACTCGGCCATTTTGCAGCTTGTTTAGGGGCAAAGGTGCTTTAA
- a CDS encoding nicotinate phosphoribosyltransferase translates to MNKRYQDDGLALHTDLYQINMAETYWNDGIHDKKAVFELYFRKLPFGNGYAVFAGLERIVNYLQNFKFTDSDIDYLRNEVGYEEDFLAYLQEMTFTGTVFSMKEGELVFGNEPILRVEASLAQAQIIETALLNIVNYQTLIATKASRIKQVVGEEAAMEFGSRRAQEMDAAIWGTRAAFIGGFDGTSNVRAGKMFGIPVSGTHAHALVQTYKDEYIAFHKYAERHEDCVFLVDTYDTLKSGVPTAIKVAKELGNRINFIGIRLDSGDLAYLSKEARKMLDDAGFPQAKIIASNDLDEYTIMNLKAEGAQIDSWGIGTKLITAFDQAALGAVYKLVSIENEQGEMEDTIKISGNPEKVTTPGLKRVYRIINKANGKAEGDYIAMEDENPQQEKRLKMFHPVHTFLSKFVTNFEAKELHEKIFTDGEFIYHLPEIKDIQQYVKENLQLLWKEYKRSLNPEEYPVDLSQACWDNKMKNIEEVWEKVKKVDA, encoded by the coding sequence ATGAACAAGAGATATCAAGATGATGGACTAGCATTACATACAGATTTATATCAAATTAATATGGCGGAAACGTATTGGAACGATGGCATTCATGATAAGAAAGCGGTATTTGAATTGTATTTCAGAAAGCTTCCGTTTGGGAATGGCTATGCTGTTTTTGCTGGACTAGAACGAATAGTAAACTACTTGCAGAATTTTAAGTTTACCGATAGCGATATTGACTACTTACGTAATGAAGTCGGTTATGAAGAGGATTTTCTTGCTTACTTGCAAGAGATGACGTTCACTGGGACGGTCTTTTCTATGAAAGAAGGAGAGCTTGTGTTTGGAAACGAACCCATTCTTCGGGTAGAAGCTTCCCTTGCTCAGGCACAAATTATTGAAACCGCTTTATTAAATATTGTGAATTACCAAACGCTTATTGCGACGAAAGCATCAAGAATTAAACAAGTCGTTGGTGAAGAAGCAGCGATGGAATTTGGAAGTCGGCGTGCTCAGGAAATGGATGCGGCCATTTGGGGGACGCGAGCTGCTTTTATTGGAGGGTTCGATGGCACGAGCAATGTAAGAGCTGGGAAAATGTTTGGCATTCCTGTATCAGGTACACATGCTCATGCTCTCGTTCAAACGTATAAAGATGAATATATTGCCTTTCATAAATATGCTGAACGTCATGAAGATTGCGTCTTTTTAGTTGACACATACGATACGTTAAAATCAGGAGTACCGACTGCAATTAAAGTAGCGAAAGAGTTAGGAAATCGCATCAATTTCATTGGTATTCGTTTAGATAGTGGAGATTTGGCGTATTTATCAAAGGAAGCAAGAAAAATGTTAGATGACGCTGGGTTTCCTCAAGCGAAAATTATTGCTTCTAATGATCTTGATGAGTATACCATTATGAACTTAAAGGCAGAAGGAGCACAAATTGATAGTTGGGGAATCGGAACGAAGCTGATCACCGCCTTCGATCAAGCGGCTTTAGGGGCCGTGTATAAGCTTGTTTCAATTGAAAATGAACAAGGAGAGATGGAAGATACGATCAAAATTTCTGGAAATCCAGAAAAAGTGACAACTCCTGGCTTGAAGCGAGTATATCGCATCATCAATAAAGCAAATGGAAAAGCCGAGGGAGATTATATTGCTATGGAAGACGAGAACCCACAGCAAGAAAAACGGCTGAAAATGTTTCATCCTGTTCATACGTTTCTTTCAAAGTTTGTGACTAACTTTGAAGCGAAAGAGCTTCACGAAAAAATCTTTACTGATGGGGAATTCATTTATCATTTGCCGGAAATTAAAGATATTCAACAATATGTGAAAGAAAATCTCCAGCTTTTATGGAAAGAGTATAAGCGTTCGTTAAATCCAGAAGAATATCCGGTCGATTTAAGCCAAGCATGCTGGGATAATAAAATGAAGAACATTGAGGAAGTCTGGGAAAAAGTAAAAAAGGTGGATGCATAA